Sequence from the Nocardia cyriacigeorgica GUH-2 genome:
ACAGACAGCATCGTCACCATCGAGCATCTGTCCGCGCTCGGTGAACCGTATGTGCAGTTCCGGCCGAAAACCGGTGCGGGACCGTACCTCGAAGACGGGCAGCGGCTGCAATCGCAGGACGTGCGCACCCCGCTGTCGATCCCCGAGGCGGCGCGGATGGTGACGAATACGATGAACCAGCTCGATCCCGAGGTGGTCGGTTCGCTGGCCGAGACGATGAGCGTCGCGCTGAACGGCACCGACAAGGTGATGCCCGAACTCACCCGCGCCGCCGACCTGCTCGCATCGACCATCATCTCCCGCGAACCGCAGATCGCCCAGCTGCTCAACGATTTCGAAACCGTCTCCCAGGACATCGACTGGGCCGGCCCCGCCACCGCGGCCGCCGCACCCGAGTTCGCCGAATTCGCGCAGCGCCTCGACGAATTGGTCGAATCGGTGGGCCGGCTGATCCAGACCGGCAATGCCCCCGAGATGTACCTCGAGGGCAACGGCCTGGTGCCCTTCCTGCAACGCCTCACCGAGTGGGTTCGGCAGGTTGGACCGGAACTGGCCTCGCTGCTCCCCGGCCTGCAACCGCTGGCCGACGCCGTCACCACCACCGGCCCGCAGGTGGATCTCTCGGCGTTGATCACCCAGGCGC
This genomic interval carries:
- a CDS encoding MlaD family protein, which translates into the protein MKIGPLASLGGIAAITVLGASYLTFGVVQVDPFADYTEASMVLKNSGGLGVGSPILLTGIEVGRVTSVDRTAAGVEVGLRVGAEHKVPTDSIVTIEHLSALGEPYVQFRPKTGAGPYLEDGQRLQSQDVRTPLSIPEAARMVTNTMNQLDPEVVGSLAETMSVALNGTDKVMPELTRAADLLASTIISREPQIAQLLNDFETVSQDIDWAGPATAAAAPEFAEFAQRLDELVESVGRLIQTGNAPEMYLEGNGLVPFLQRLTEWVRQVGPELASLLPGLQPLADAVTTTGPQVDLSALITQALESTTDDAVKVRVTVK